A window of Globicephala melas chromosome 2, mGloMel1.2, whole genome shotgun sequence genomic DNA:
GCTGGAGCTAATGTCCCAATTCCAGTGAAGGCGTTAGAGAGTCAGGAGACCGACCAGCAGCTGGACCCACGAGTGGTTTCTCTAGACTCTGATCCATCCCAACGTGGATTAAACAGTCCAGAATGCAGGGGTCAGGATGGGGACAGGGGATTGGACTCCCAGATGTTCTCTTGCAAGTTCAAAGGATTCTTGGAATAAGAGATCGAtttacaaattattaaaatataggaCTAAAAATTCACACAGTAAATATAAATTACAGGCTATTATTTAAGTTATAAAGTGGCATTTTATGTTTCTTCCCCCAGGCCctcaccaaaaatttaaaaaggcctCAGGGCTTCCTAATGACCGAAGTGCTCAGAAATCTCCTTCAACCAAGACACCTTGGGGGTGCAACCAGCCTGCCCCTATAGGCTATGATAGCTCAGCTGCTATTACCTTGCCCACACCAGGACATGGCTTAAAGCAAGGCTGCTGTCCTGTAAACTTGGATCAGAGCTAACTGGAGTGTAAGCCAGAAAACAGGAGAGACAAATTGTTTCAGGACTCAGGTGGataagttgttgttgttgtcattgttttaaaGTGCCTCATTTCCCAAAAAGGAAACACGAAAGGGTTTGATATCTTGTCACTACCCACACTCAACTGCCTAAAAGCAAGTGGCGGAAGGAAACGGAATCCAAATTGAGGATGTATAATTCTTGCTGCCCCAGAGCTAGCTCTACATATGTCATTTCACTCGATGTTTCTCATCTCAATAAAAGTACAGGCTGCATATAAGTAGAGCTTATCAGGAGAGGTAAAGACAAGCCAATTTAACCTTCCTATGGCTGGTCTATTATCTGGCTATCCAAACACAATCCTGAGGTTGAAGCCCACCTTTCGGCCTTTTGCGTTCCACAGTACAACTCATAACCAGAGGGTGTGCTCAAAGCTCTGGTTTCACAACGGATTTCGTCCTAATCACAGGGCTACACTGTCACTACAGGctcagggaagagggaaggtgAAGGTGATTACTGGAACAAGACCAGATCTTATagagcagggaaaaaaaaaaacactcgtGAGCCACTCTACTTACAAAAGCTTGCTCTTCCTAAAAGAACTCTGTGAGAAGGCCAAGGGGTGAAGCACAGAGGCAttgctttttcccttccttcttccctggcCCATATCCAGATACTTAGGGCTGCAACAGAAAGCCTCTTAGGTGGGGTGACTAAGGTGGGAAGAGGAGAGCAGGGGAGCAGTACATTCCCCACCCTCCCTGAACTCCTTCTACTTCTCCAAAGGTTTTCCATTGTCCTTTCAACAAGTTTAAGAATGATTATACTTTCGTCTTGTCTAACCCTAATGTGTCATAAATCTATCTTTCTGAAACAggagggggaaaaggggaaagagtGGGTAATGAAAAAAGTGTTTGTGCCCTTCTGGCTAGCTGCACTTTGGGGGCCAGCAAATAGCCCTTGCTTAGCCCCATCCATCAGTCAGTAGCTACCCAGGGTGTAGGAGGATACATGTAGTTATATGTAATTATAGCTTCTAGTGCATATGTCAACAACTATATACAGGGATCTATAAATTAAATGCATCTGTGGCCACTGCAACTAGGTTGACGTACCTGAGCTCCACTACTTTTGGTGCCCTCCTCCTTGCGAGAGCTTCGGCTTATTAAAGAAGAGCCCCTacagctccctccttcccctgagtCTTGGGGGAAAGCCCGAGTCACCCCTCCACGTAAGATAGCGAAGAGCTAGCGGCGCAGAAGGGTTCGGTGCTGGGATCTCCCCACCGCTCCCCCCATCCCCCTTATGGCTCAGGGCCCTGGCGCAGCACGGTCCTAGGAAGACAAAACACCGAACCCCCGGAGAATCGTGGTCCCTTGGCTGAAGATCCGACTTCAGGCCCCTCGCCCCTGCGGCGAGCGCGCGATCGTCGGGGGAAGGGAGGCGTTCACTCCCGCGGGGGTCACTCCCGCGGGCTCCCCGCCCGGTCCTGCTGCAAAGTCCTGCCTCCGGGCTTGGGGAGGATGGTTTCCGGCCACCCCTGGCACGGAGGGGTTCAACGACTCCCGGGCGCCGCCGCCGCTTCCTTCTCGTCCTCCTCGGCCCCCTGCGGCTGCTCCAGCGGCCCGGCCAGGGGTCTGTCGGCAGAAGGCTCAGGAGACACGGGCCGCGCCGCCTGCAGCGGGGGCGCGTCGCGCGGCGCCTCGCGGCGGGACGACCCCGTGGTGTTGGGccccgccgcagccgccgccccTGAAGTCCCGGACGGGCCGGTGGCGTTGGAGCCGCCGGGGGGCGGGCCGGCGGCTCCTCCCGAGGTCCCGGCGCCCACCGGCTGCCAGATGAGGCTGTAGTAGACGGCGAGCACGATGGCGGCCAGCGACACCGAGAGCACGTAAGCGAACACGGTGGCGAGTCGAACCCACTTCTTGTTGGTCTTGGCCGCCATCTTCGCCTTCTTGTCCCCGGTGTAGGTGGCCGGCTTGCCCCGCTCGGCCGGGGCCGCGTCGCGCTCCTTCATGGGAGGGCCCCGGCCTTTGCCCCGGTGCTCCACGGCCCCGGCTGGAGGGGGCCTGGCGGCCTGCAAGGACTGGGCAAGGGGCGGCCCGGTGCCCTCGGTTCCCGGCCACTCGGCTCTCCGCCGCCGCTCCTCACGCCGCCAGCCCGCAGCCCGCCACCGTGTCGCTGCAGCCGCCGCCGGGGCCTGGACCAGTCACCGCCgccagcgccgccgccgccgccggcccgtCAGCTGCTTCCCCGCCGCCGCCACAGCCACAGCCGCCACAGTCGCCCGGCTCCGAGTCCCcatccgccgccgccgccgcctgccCGGCCGCCGGCCGCCCGGTCTCCAGTGGCCGCGCGGACAGCGCTCTCTTCTCCTGCCCGGCTCCCCCGCCTCTCGCGCCGGCAACAAGGGGCGGGAGAGGGCGCTGCTGGGGGCTGCCTCTTAAAAGGGCGACGGCGGGGTCCGGAAGTACCGCACGGGGAGGCGGTCTGCAGGCGGGCGCCGCGAGCCCCGCCGGGACGCCCCGTTAAGAGAGAGTTAACGGAGGCTGGCTCTTAAAAGGGCAACGTCGCCGCAGCCCCTTACGGGCTGGCGCGGCGACGGTGGGAGCCCGGGGCGCTTCTTTAAAAGGGGAACAGCACCGTTTGGGGCGGAGTGGTGAACTggaatgggggcggggaggggcggtcGGAGCGCAGAGCTGTCAACTCTGGCGCCTCCCCTCTGTGTCCAGACTGTCCGAAGTGACAGGTGGTATAGCAGCAACGGCTTCCGCTTCCAGGCcccaggcctcagtttacccCCAGAAGTGGGAGTAATTTCACGTTGGTGCTCTCGACTCGCGCCCCGTTCCACGTACCCGCCGGGCGGGGCTTTCAGACCCCTTTACACCTAGCGAGTCTGGACCATGTCGTCTGGCGTAGGCAGCCAAGGAAGCTGGAGCGTGCACTGTGGTTACAGCTGGTCGCGCCCTTTCCCAGccctcaccccccacccgccGCCAGATCCCGCCTGTGCTTCAGGCTCTCCCGATTCTCTGTCCTCGGAGATCCCCGAGTCGGCTGCCCAGACCTTCCAGAGCTTTCGGGACAGTACAAGTGCTGAGCTGTTTCTCCTCCCACCTTAGTCCTGAAGTTTGCAACAGGTCCCAGGTCCCGCTTTGGGGGGATTCCGACTCCCGGGTTTGGGCTTGATTCATGGACTCAAGAGGCTGCCCTTGAACCGGTGGAGCGGCTTACAGTACAGGGCTTTTGCCTTCTCTGATCCTCTCCGGGTCTCAGAGCCTGGGCGGCTGTTGCCCTGCCATCCTTCCCAAGTGAGGCTTGTCATCCCTCGTTTAGGTGCTGACGAACTCCTCCAAGCTCGGACTCTCAGTAGCTGCTTACCCTGTGCCTTCCCCCTCCTTCAGCCCTCCTCTCTTTTGGCTTCTCTCCTCCCCATTCCCTGTCTATGAGGTTTTCTAGAATTTCTGGTTCTCTCCTCCTTGAGTTCTACTTCCTGTGTTCCCACAGCTGGGTGTGTGGACCTCCTGGGTATCTCAGTGGGTGTGGGAGACTGCCTTGGTGGGGGGGAGAGAGCCCAATTAGGTCGGTCCTAATTGGGTTCTGTGGGCGAACCACCCCTCCTGACTCCTGGCTTCAGACTCTGTG
This region includes:
- the INAFM2 gene encoding putative transmembrane protein INAFM2, which produces MKERDAAPAERGKPATYTGDKKAKMAAKTNKKWVRLATVFAYVLSVSLAAIVLAVYYSLIWQPVGAGTSGGAAGPPPGGSNATGPSGTSGAAAAAGPNTTGSSRREAPRDAPPLQAARPVSPEPSADRPLAGPLEQPQGAEEDEKEAAAAPGSR